The sequence GGACTCTTTTACCTGTTTTTCTGACCAGACGCCCTGGGTCATCATGCGGTCGAGCACTTTATTGCGTGCCGCTTCGGCCCGCTCCGGCCAACGGTCCGGGCGCAGGCGACTTGGTGCCTGCGGCAGTACGGCCAGCAGCGCTGCATCGGAGTAGCTAAGCTGCGAAGGTGGTTTCCCCAGATAGGTCCAGCTTGCTGCCCCTACCCCCTGCAGCGTGCCGCCAAACGGGGCACGGTTGAGATACAGCGTAAGAATATCGCGTTTAGAGAGATGCCACTCCAGCTGCATCGCCCGCCAGAGCTGACGGATCTTTCCACCGAAGGTGCGCGGATGCGGATCCAGCAGGCGCGCTACCTGCATGGTAAGCGTGCTTCCACCCGAGACCACTCTCCCGGAGGTGAGATCCTGCCAGGCGGCGCGCATGACAGAGAGTGGGTTTACGCCGGGATGATCCCAGAACCAGCGATCTTCATACTGGATTAGCGCCTCAAGATAGCGGGGAGAGACCTCTTCAATGGTCACCGGATAGCGCCAGATGCCCTCCGCGTCAGCAAAACGCCACAGCGGCGTGCCGTTCTCATCCACCACCACCCGGGCGGGGTTAACCTCTTTCAGAGGTAACGGCCACAGGCGGTCGGCGGCGAAAACCAGCCCCCATAAAATGAGAAGCGCTCCCGCCAGCCAGAGCCAGCGGGAGCGTGTCAGACGTGCTTTCAGCATATTACGGAACAACAATCAGCGGGCCGCTGGCCGCACCCGTTGCCCGCCACTGCGGAACGTACATAGACTCCACCATCGGGACCGGCACCTGGTAAGTTCCCGGTGTGACGGCGCGCGCCAGGTAAACCAGCGTGATCGGCTGACCTTCGTTGACCGGCACAGCGGCCACAAAGCGGTCGTCGCGGAACTCCATATACTGAATATCCGCCTGCTGCATCTGGCTCAGCAGGTTTTGCACCTCGCTGCCGCTGTCCTGCAGGCTGGCGCTGCTGCTCGCCAGGTTCTGGTTTTCCAGCTCCAGACCCGCCGGGAGAAGATCCACCACCAGCGCATCCGGCACGTTCTGGCTGGCTTTCACCTCAAGCCACACCAGTACCAGTTCACCGCTCTTCAGAGATGAGAGCGATTTACTGCTGCCGTCGGTTGCCAGGATATGACGTTCAATCTGCAGCACGTTCGAGCTCGGCTGAGGCGCATATTCCGGATAACCCGTGCTGTCCAGGCGAACCCACAGTGGCGAAGTGCCGGTATTGGTCACCTGCAGCGCACCAAGCTGGTCGCCGTTGACGTTTTGTACCAGCGATGTATCACCGCCTGAGGCGGTATCAGACAGCGAGGTTTTCGCCTGCCATGCACCTGACAGAGTTTGCAGCGAACGTCCGGCCAGGAAGAGGGCATTACTCTCCTGAGTAGACAGCCAGCGCTGGCTGAAAGCCTGTTCAGACAGCGCATTCAGCAACGTATTTTGCGCATCCGGCAGCAGCTTGTACTCTTCCAGCAGGGAGAGCATCAACGCGTTATCGCGCAACTGACTACCGTAATCGGCCATCCAGTTTTTGCTGTCGTTACGCGGCGTTTTGAGCGCCAGGTCCAGTGCCTGCTGGCTGCGTGGGGCATCGCCCATCAGTTTGAGCGCCATACCCAGCTGCATCAGCGGCAGCCCGGAAGCAGCCTGAGCGTGACGATCCCAGATTTCGCGCAGCGCACCCAGAGGTGCTTTTTGCTGGCGCGCCAGCACCAGAGCGGCATAAGCCTGTACGGCAAATTTGCTGGCCTGGGTGTCGTCGCTGTAGCGAATGGACATCATGCCCGGATCCTGCAGGTAGCGCAGCAGGCGGCTATTGGCGTTATTCACGGCTTCGGCAGGCACGCTGTAGCCTTGCTCGCCTGCACGCACCAGGAAGTCAGTGACATAGGCGGTTAACCAGTACTCTTCCGGGCCGTTTTTATCCCACAACGCAAAACCGCCCTCCTCGCGCTGCATCTGCAGCAGACGCGAGATCCCAATATCAATGGCAGCACGGCGCTTGTCATCCGTGTCGCCCTTAATACCAAGCGCGGTGAGCTGCGCCGCGTTGGTGTAGAGCGACGGGAACAGGCCACTCGTGGTTTGTTCCAGACAGCCATACGGATACGCCTGCAGTTCACGAATATAGCGCGCCAGGTTTAGCGGTGGTTTACCGCTCAGCAGGAGTTGCCCCTGCAGAGTGGCTGGAGAGAAACCGCTACTATGCTGCGCCGGTGCGGTCCAGGATTCACCCGGGTTCAGCATCGCTCCGGTATTGACCGTCTGTGCCGGGAATGCCGGACGTACGCCGATTTTCCAGCTTTTCTGCTGCGCTGCGAAGGTTTCGCCCGGAAGCTGCAGGCCGGTAACCTGTGCCGTCACCTCACCGTCGCCATAGCCTTCCAGCGCACGCACTGGAATAAACAGGGTGCTACGCGCGCCCGGCGGCAACTGAACCGACTGCGGCGGCGCGCCCTCCAGGGACAGTTTGCCTGTCGCAGTCAGGACAACGTTCAGCGTTTGCGGCTGGTCGGTCAGGTTGGTCAGATCCAGCGTCAGGCGCGAGGTATCTCCACTCGCCAGGAAACGCGGGGTGTTCAGCTCGGTAATGACCGGTGCGGCCACCACAACCTTGCTTTCACTGCTGCCAAAATCATCTTCCGTCCAGGCCTGTGCCATCAGGCGCAGCTCGCCGTTGAAGTCCCCAATCGGCAGCGTAACGGTACCTTCCCCGTTAGCATCCAGCGTAACTGGCTGAGCCTGCTGGGCAATAATGGTGACGTGGTTCACCGGCGGTTTGCCGCCGCGCTTCAGTTCATCGCCATCACCGCCGAAGCGCAGCGCCGCCATGCGGCCCTGTCCTTCAATGACCTGGCCGTAGATATCGTAGATATCCGCGCCGTAGCGCTTCTGGCCGAAGAACGCCTGCCACGGATCTGGCGTAACGTAATCGGTAATGTTCAGCACGCCGCTGTCCACTGCCGAAACCAGCACGTTCACTTTCTGTGGAACCGCCCCCTCTTTCACGCTGGCTTTCACCTTCACAGAGAGCGTCTGATTTGGCCGCATTTTCTGCGGGTTATCGAGCGCAATGTTCAGGCGACGATTTTCGTCTCCCATCGGCAGATGCAGCAGACCAACTGCGCGTTTCGGCGTAGCGGATTTCGATTTATCCCCAGGGCGCACCACCAGTGTGCTGAGGTAGAGATCGTGACGTTTCCAGGCTTTATCGACCGGAATGGAGAGATCGAGCCCGTTTGCCGGTACGTCGATCTCTTTCCACCACAGCGGCCCTTCGCTGGATTCGATCATGGCATAGCCCTTGCCTGCGGCGGGTGCAGCGATATGCAGCTGGATGGTATCGCCTGGCTGATAAGCGGGTTTATCCAGCTTCAGCGTCACGCGGTCAGGGCGTGCTGCCCCCGTGCCATCGCTGTTATCCTGCCAGCTGTATCCCGCCCAGAAGCGCACGCTACTGACCATCTCATCAGGTGCTTTCACCTCCAGACGGTATGAGCCCCACTCCACCGGGAAAGTGACCTTGCCGGTTTCATCGGCCTTGAGGCTAAGCTCCTGTTCACCTTCAACCAGATCTTTTTGATCGAACTGAGACTGCCAGCCTTCGCTCTCAGACCAGTTCCAGAAGTAGTCGCGGCGCTCGCGGATCAGGCGCACCTGTAAGCCGGATACCGCTTTTTTCGCCCCGCTGGCATCGGCATAAACGATGTCAAAGCTGGCATTACCGTTTTCGTCAACAATGGGTTGGTTGACGGTGGTATCCGTGCGGTAGTCGTATACAGCCTTGCTGGCGAACTGAGGACGGATACCCGGCAGTTCAGCCGCCGGCCAGATGGCCTGCTCAGCGCGACGCGTCACCGGGCGACCGCCCGACTCCAGCAGGCTGGCCTGCAGGATCAGCTGTAGCGGCGAGTGCACTTCTTTCCACTGGCTTTCAGTCGTAACCTGCCCGCGCCCCTGTTCGTCCAGCGTAAGCTGCACTTCATCCAGACTGCGGCTCAGGTTTTCCTCAGCGATGTCCCCAAACTGGAAGCCTGGCAGTGCAGGCACGGCCTCACGCAGTGGGCGGAGGAAAAGCTGGCCCTGCAGTGAATTCCCATTAGCCGGCGCACCGTACAGGTAATAGCCTACTACGTTAAAGTCCACGTCATCCTGCGGGGAAACCGGTGCTTTTTGACCTGTCAGATTCAGCGCCATACGCTCAGGCATGAAATCTTCCACGTGGAAATCCCACAGACGCTGCTGGTTATCACCTGTGTTCGCGCGGATATGCCACATGCCGGTCTGCGCACCGCTATCCAGCGGATAGTTAAAACGATAGAGCCCGTTTTCTGGCTTAACGACCATCGTGCGCGCCACCTGTCCATCCGGACGCAACACGTCAAGCTTCACAGGCTGGTCGGGGAGCGGCTTTCCGTCGCTGTCGCGCAGTAAGCCGTTGAGGATCACGGTTTCACCCGGGCGATAGAGATCGCGCGGACCAAACATAAAGAACTGCTTGCTGTAGCCCGGATTACCGGCGATATCAAACTCCGCCAGATCGAGCGCCGGAAGTTTGAGATCAAGCAGCGTGGTCTGGCCATCTTTGCTCGCCAGAATCAGCGCGGCCTCTTTGTCGGTTTCAAGCGTTGCATGACCGTCCGCATCGCTTTTCGCCTCGGCAAGGGTCTGCCCTTTGTCATTTAGCAGCGTGACAGTGACACCGGACTGCGCCGCACCGTTTTCCAGACTCTGGGTAAAGATGTCCAGGCGGTTGTGGTAACGGTGAGCGGATAACCCGACATCGCTCAGGGTAAAGAGGGTTGCGGCATTGCTGTAGTTGTAGTGCCCGGCCTGGTTCATGACCGCGATATAGACGCCAGACTGCTGGAGCGGCTTGATATCCTTGAGCGGCAGGAGCAGTTTTTCACGGGTATTGCGCGCCGGATTGAGATCAAAGCGACCGGTATAAACCAGTTCCGCCATCTTCAGCAGGTTGTCGGATTCCCAGTTGGTCAGGGAGTTACGGTACTCCCACTGACTGACAAAGGAAGCCAGCGATTCCGGCTTCACGCGGTAGAAATTGACGTCCACATTGTTGACGTTGAGCGCCATCACCGGCAGCCCTTCCACCACTTTGCCCGGCAGCAGCGATCCGCGGCTGGCAAAACCGACCGTCGGTTCGACATCCCGGGTGGTGATCGCTTTTTCATAATCAATGTCGAACGTTGCTTTGTTCAGCGCCTGTAAACCACGTTCGACGGTGACAACCAGATTACGGTTGGGCTCCAGATCACGCAGGCGAAGCTCTTTCAGGTTAGGCGCTAGTTCCCACGCCCCGTCAACCTTGCCACTTTTCTTATCCACGACATGCACTGTTTTCGCGAAATCCTGGTCGGGATTCAACGGAACAGAGAAGGTCAACACCAGCGTGGCGGCGCCGTCCAGCTGTACTTCAGAGGCATCCAGTAGGGTTAATGCTTTGCCCTGGCTCTGTGCCGCCAGTTTTGCCAGTTTTTCTGCATCAGGCTTTTCAGCCGCTTTCGGGGTTGATGTGGTGGATGCTGCGGGAGCCGCAGTCTGAGATTTATCGTCGCTGTTGTCACAGCCGACAAGCGTAAATGTGGTAAGCAGCGCGAGAGAGATCGCGGCTAAGCGAAACGGTTTCATCCTTTGTCCCTGGCCTGAGGGGGCCTGTTGGTCGTCGTCCGGATAAGTATTATCCGCAAGTTTCGTTAATACAAAAAGTCCAATTTTAGAATCTGGAAAGCGCCTCGCAGAATCGTCATATCCGGCGGCGTGGAGGTGGAACCGCGATCACAGAGCATAACGTCACATGTTACCTTTCACGTCATTTGTTTTTAAAACAATAAGATAGCTGGATAAAAGCATCAGGAGCCTGCTAGTTTTATGACCATGACGCACCCCGAGTGCGCGGTTCAATAAGAGAGAAAGCCATGAAACGAGCCGTGAACGCCCTACAAAATTTCGGAAAATCATTGTACGGCCCCGTACTTATCTTACCGATCGTCGGTCTGTTTATCGCCTTTGGTAACGTATTGGGTAACGGCAACATGGCCGAGTACCTGCCGTTTCTTGGCCATCCGCTCATTCAGAGTATCGGCCAGCTGATCGCCAAATCCGCCGTGTCAGTGCTGGTCAACCTGGCGCTGGTGTTTGCCGTCGGGATCCCGATTGGGCTGGCAACGCGCGATAAAGGCTACGCGGCGCTGATTGGTCTGGTGACCTTCGTGGTGTTTATCAACGCCATGAACGTAACGTTACAGCTTCAGGATGAGCTGGCGCCTGCCGGGCAGATGAAAGCCGCGGGTCAAAGCATGGTGCTGGGCGTTCAGGTGCTGGAGATGGGTGTTTTCGCCGGGATCCTGACCGGGGCGCTCTCCGGCTACCTTTACAACAAATATTCCGGCGTACAGTTTAACGGTGCGATGGCGATTTACTCCGGCCACTGCTTTGTCGCGATTGTGATGCTGCCCGTCTCCATGCTGCTCGGCGTGGTAATGAGCGAAATCTGGCCCTACGCTCAGCACGGGATTAGCGCGCTGGCGCTGGCCATTAAAGGCTCAGGTCCGTTCGGCGTAGCCATTTACGGTTTCCTTGAGCGCATTCTGGTACCGACTGGCCTGCATCATCTGGTTTATACCCCGTTCCTCTATACCGAACTCGGGGGGACGCAGGAGGTGTGCGGCGCAACCTATCAGGGCGCGCGCAATATCTACTTCGCCGAAATGGCCTGCCCGGAGGTGAAGCAGCTCAGCAGCACCGTGGTGTGGGACGCGCGCGGCATCAGCAAAATGTTCGGCCTGCCCGCCGCCGCGCTGGCGATGTATATGACCGCAAAACCGGAACGCAAAGCCGTTGCGAAAGCCATTTTGATCCCGGCGGCGCTGACCTCGCTGCTGGTCGGCGTCACCGAGCCGATTGAGTTCTCCTTCCTGTTCGTCGCGCCGCTGCTGTTCGTGGTTCACGCGGTGCTGACCGGCATCGGCATGATGCTGTTCTCGCTATTTGGCGTTCACGCCATCGGTGCCAACGGGATCATTGATTTCATTCTCTACAACCTGCCGCTCGGCACGGAGAAATCTAACTGGCCAATGTACATCCTGGTAGGGCTGATCATGTTTTCCCTCTACTTCACGGTGTTCCGCTTCCTTATTCTGCGCTTCAACATGAAGACCCCAGGCCGTGAGAATGAGGATCAGGAGACACGTCTCTACAGCGAGCAGGAGTACCAGGCGAGGGGCAATAACGACGGGCTGGGTGAGTCCATCGTAGTGGGACTCGGCGGCAGGGAGAATATTGAGGTTGTGGATAACTGCTATACCCGCTTACGCGTCACGGTGAAGGACGTCGACATCATCGACGAGCCGCGCCTGAAAGCGACCGGCGCGAAAGGGGTCATCAAACAAGGTAACAACGTTCAGGTGGTCTACGGGCTGCATGTCAAAAAAATGCGAGAAGCCGTTGAGACGTTTCTCTGAAAGGAGCTAAAGATGTTTACACCCCCCTTTATTCTGTCGATTGCCGGTGGCGGCAGCACCTACACGCCGGGTATTGTGAAAAGCCTGATGGTACGTCTGCATGACTTCCCGCTGGCCGAAATCCGCCTCTATGACATCGACGAGGCGCGTCAGAACACCATCGCGCCGGTGGTTGAGAAAGTGATTCGTGACCACAGTGAAAGCATCAAATTCACCGTCACCACTGACCCGGAAGTGGCGTTCAGCGGCGCACATTTCGTCTTCGCCCAGATGCGGGTCGGTCAGTATAAAATGCGCGAGCAGGATGAGAAGATCCCACTGCGGCACGGCGTGGTCGGCCAGGAGACTTGCGGTCCCGGCGGCCTGGCGTACGGACTGCGCACGATCCTGCCGATGGTCGAGCTTATCGATCGGGTGGATCGCTACGCGCATGAAAAAGCCTGGATCGTGAACTACTCCAACCCGGCAGCGATCGTGGCGGAAGGCGTGCGCCGCCTGCGCCCGAACGCGCGGGTGCTGAACATCTGCGATATGCCCGTCGCCGCAATGCGCAATATGGGCGCCATTCTGGGCGTGGATCGCCACAAGCTGGAGGTGGACTATTTCGGCCTGAACCACTTCGGCTGGTTTACCCGCGTGCTGGTGGACGGCGAAGACAAGCTGCCCGAACTGCGCAAACATATCGCGAAGTTTGGCCTGTTGACGGAAGACGCTGCTAAAACCGATCCGCAACATTCCGATCCCTCCTGGGTGAAGACCTGGCGCAACATCAAGCCCGTCATGGATAACTTCCCGGAGTACCTGCCGAACCCGTATCTGCAGTATTACCTGATGCCAAACCAGATTGTGGAGCATCAGAACCCGGACTATACCCGCGCTAACGAAGTGATGGACGGGCGTGAGAAAAAACTCTTTGCTGCTGCGCAAGAGTACAAGCGCACCGGGATCCTGCCGGATGCCTTCCACGTGGGCGTCCACGGCGAGTTTATCGTCGACGTGGCCTGCTCGCTGGCCTTTAACCTGCGCAGCCGCCATCTGGTGATGGTGGAAAACCGTGGGGCGATTACCAACCTGCCATACGATGCGATGGTGGAAGTGCCCGCCTATATCACCTCCGAAGGACCAGAGCCTGTTCGCATCGGTCGGGTGCCGCTGTTCCATCAGACCCTGCTGCAACAGCAGCTGGCATCCGAACAGCTGCTGGTGGAGGCGACCATCGAAGGCAGTTATGAGAAAGCCCTGCAGGCCTTCACCCTGAACCGCACCGTGCCGACCATGGCGCACGCGAAAGCTATTCTGGATGAGATGATCGAAGCCAACCGCGACTACTGGCCCGCGCTGCAAAAGGCCTGGCAGAATGGCGAAACGGTGAAAAAATAGGGGCTTGCTCGCGAGTTGAACGTGGTTTGCTTGTCGGTGTCATAAAAAACACCGACAATCCTTTTTTACGGAAAAGAATGGAGGCATCCCATGTCCACCTCATATTTTGTCGCCGCCGACTGGCTGATTGAGCACGGCGACGACCCGGAAGTCCAGATTATTGACGCGCGGATGGCCCCTCCGGGGCAGGAGCACCGCGATGTTCCCGGTGAATACCGTGCCGGCCATCTGCCTGGCGCGGTATTTTTTGATATTGAAGCCCTCTCCGATCACAACTCTCCCCTGCCACACATGCTGCCGCGCCCGGAAGCCTTTTCCGTGGCGATGCGCGAGCTGGGCGTGAGCCGCGACAAGCATCTGGTTGTTTACGATGAGGGCAACCTCTTTTCCGCACCGCGCGCGTGGTGGATGTTAAAACAGTTTGGCGTAGAGAAAGTGTCAATTCTGGCAGGCGGTCTGGCGGGCTGGAAGCGTGATGACCTGCCGCTTCAGCAGGGTGATGTCACGCTGCCGGAAGGCGATTTCGATGCCACGTTTGACGCACACGTCGTCAAACGTTTGACTGACGTACTGGTCGTTAGCCACGAGAAGACGGCGCAAATTGTCGATGCCCGTCCTGCTCCTCGCTTTAATGCCGAAGCGGATGAACCGCGTCCGGGTCTGAAGCGTGGACATATTCCGGGCGCGCTGAACGTGCCGTGGGGCGATCTGGTATTTGAAGGGGAGCTGAAAACCACCGATGAACTGCACGCCATTTTTGACCGTGCGGGTGTGGATTTACATCGTCCGATCATTGCCAGCTGCGGTTCCGGCGTAACGGCCTGCGTGGTGATTCTGGCACTTGCCACCCTCGGGGTTAACGACGTCACTCTTTACGACGGCGCCTGGAGCGAATGGGGTGCGCGAGACGATCTGCCGGTTGAACCGGCAAAATAATGGATAACCGCCTGGCCACGCTGTTAACGCGCGGGGCGTCACTGACCCGCGCGGAGTATCGCGTCCTCGCCCACCTCACGGAGCATCCGCTGCTGGTGGGCAATATCACGGTGCGCGAGCTGGCGCAGGCGACATTTGTTTCTACCGCCACCATTATGCGGCTGTGTCAGAAGCTGGGGTTCAGCGGTTTTAGCGAGTTTATCTGGCACTGCAAGCAGCTGCTTTCTGACACGCCGCATATCACCGTGCAGGGGCAATCGCTCCCTGAGCTGCCTGCCCTTTTTAATCAATTCATCGCCAACTATCAGCAAACTTTTCAGTGGGTCACCCAGGACAAACGCCAGCATTTTGCCAACCTGCTGCGCCAGAAAGAGAGCTTTTTTCTCTACGGTGCCGGGTTTTCCTATCTGTTTGCCGAGTACCTGACCAAGAAATTGCAGGTGTTGGGCAAAACGGCATTTATCTCCGGGCCGGGGGACAGCCGGAACATTTTTCTCAGCAACGCCGCCCGCTATCAGGTGTTCATTGCCGTTTCACGCAGCGGCGAAACGGAGCAGGTGCTGGATAAAGCGCGAATTGCCAAAAACGTCGGGATGACCGTCGTCGCGTTTACCCGCGCCTCGGCCAATACGCTGGCGGGGATGGCGGACGTACACTTTGCCCTCTATGACGAAGCGGTACATTTCGCTGCTGAAGCAGCAGGCGTGACGTCATTTGAGTCGAATCTGGTGCTGCTGATGGATTTACTGCTGCTGGAAGCAACGGGGTGAAGTTCACCCCGCGTCATCAGATAATGCGGTTGGTTTTGAGATCGCGCAGGAACCCGCCCCAGCGACGCTCATAAAACGGCGTGATGTGCTCGGTAATAAAATGGCTGATGCCCTTCTCACCTTTCGTCACCTGGCAGATATCAATCGGCTCATCGCCCGGCAGCGTGTCGGTCGCCACGCTTCCCGCCGCCTGAATGATGTCGTCGATATCGCCATCTGCTTCAATACCGATCAGCAGCACTGGTTGCTCGTCGGCATTCTCTTTAATGGAGCAGAGGAATGCGCGCCTGACGGGCTTGAGCGTTTTGAAGAGCGTGGTCAGGGAATCAATCATCTGCGCGGGCGGCTCGGCCACTTCGGAGAGCAGCAGCGTTTCCCCCCCTTCCAGCACTTCCTGAGTGCTGAGCGGATTGCCCTCTTCACCCATCAGGTGACTGATTTCACGCGGGGTGAACTCTTTCCCGGTTGGCAGTTTGGCGT comes from Enterobacter kobei and encodes:
- a CDS encoding alpha-2-macroglobulin family protein; the protein is MKPFRLAAISLALLTTFTLVGCDNSDDKSQTAAPAASTTSTPKAAEKPDAEKLAKLAAQSQGKALTLLDASEVQLDGAATLVLTFSVPLNPDQDFAKTVHVVDKKSGKVDGAWELAPNLKELRLRDLEPNRNLVVTVERGLQALNKATFDIDYEKAITTRDVEPTVGFASRGSLLPGKVVEGLPVMALNVNNVDVNFYRVKPESLASFVSQWEYRNSLTNWESDNLLKMAELVYTGRFDLNPARNTREKLLLPLKDIKPLQQSGVYIAVMNQAGHYNYSNAATLFTLSDVGLSAHRYHNRLDIFTQSLENGAAQSGVTVTLLNDKGQTLAEAKSDADGHATLETDKEAALILASKDGQTTLLDLKLPALDLAEFDIAGNPGYSKQFFMFGPRDLYRPGETVILNGLLRDSDGKPLPDQPVKLDVLRPDGQVARTMVVKPENGLYRFNYPLDSGAQTGMWHIRANTGDNQQRLWDFHVEDFMPERMALNLTGQKAPVSPQDDVDFNVVGYYLYGAPANGNSLQGQLFLRPLREAVPALPGFQFGDIAEENLSRSLDEVQLTLDEQGRGQVTTESQWKEVHSPLQLILQASLLESGGRPVTRRAEQAIWPAAELPGIRPQFASKAVYDYRTDTTVNQPIVDENGNASFDIVYADASGAKKAVSGLQVRLIRERRDYFWNWSESEGWQSQFDQKDLVEGEQELSLKADETGKVTFPVEWGSYRLEVKAPDEMVSSVRFWAGYSWQDNSDGTGAARPDRVTLKLDKPAYQPGDTIQLHIAAPAAGKGYAMIESSEGPLWWKEIDVPANGLDLSIPVDKAWKRHDLYLSTLVVRPGDKSKSATPKRAVGLLHLPMGDENRRLNIALDNPQKMRPNQTLSVKVKASVKEGAVPQKVNVLVSAVDSGVLNITDYVTPDPWQAFFGQKRYGADIYDIYGQVIEGQGRMAALRFGGDGDELKRGGKPPVNHVTIIAQQAQPVTLDANGEGTVTLPIGDFNGELRLMAQAWTEDDFGSSESKVVVAAPVITELNTPRFLASGDTSRLTLDLTNLTDQPQTLNVVLTATGKLSLEGAPPQSVQLPPGARSTLFIPVRALEGYGDGEVTAQVTGLQLPGETFAAQQKSWKIGVRPAFPAQTVNTGAMLNPGESWTAPAQHSSGFSPATLQGQLLLSGKPPLNLARYIRELQAYPYGCLEQTTSGLFPSLYTNAAQLTALGIKGDTDDKRRAAIDIGISRLLQMQREEGGFALWDKNGPEEYWLTAYVTDFLVRAGEQGYSVPAEAVNNANSRLLRYLQDPGMMSIRYSDDTQASKFAVQAYAALVLARQQKAPLGALREIWDRHAQAASGLPLMQLGMALKLMGDAPRSQQALDLALKTPRNDSKNWMADYGSQLRDNALMLSLLEEYKLLPDAQNTLLNALSEQAFSQRWLSTQESNALFLAGRSLQTLSGAWQAKTSLSDTASGGDTSLVQNVNGDQLGALQVTNTGTSPLWVRLDSTGYPEYAPQPSSNVLQIERHILATDGSSKSLSSLKSGELVLVWLEVKASQNVPDALVVDLLPAGLELENQNLASSSASLQDSGSEVQNLLSQMQQADIQYMEFRDDRFVAAVPVNEGQPITLVYLARAVTPGTYQVPVPMVESMYVPQWRATGAASGPLIVVP
- a CDS encoding PTS transporter subunit EIIC; the protein is MKRAVNALQNFGKSLYGPVLILPIVGLFIAFGNVLGNGNMAEYLPFLGHPLIQSIGQLIAKSAVSVLVNLALVFAVGIPIGLATRDKGYAALIGLVTFVVFINAMNVTLQLQDELAPAGQMKAAGQSMVLGVQVLEMGVFAGILTGALSGYLYNKYSGVQFNGAMAIYSGHCFVAIVMLPVSMLLGVVMSEIWPYAQHGISALALAIKGSGPFGVAIYGFLERILVPTGLHHLVYTPFLYTELGGTQEVCGATYQGARNIYFAEMACPEVKQLSSTVVWDARGISKMFGLPAAALAMYMTAKPERKAVAKAILIPAALTSLLVGVTEPIEFSFLFVAPLLFVVHAVLTGIGMMLFSLFGVHAIGANGIIDFILYNLPLGTEKSNWPMYILVGLIMFSLYFTVFRFLILRFNMKTPGRENEDQETRLYSEQEYQARGNNDGLGESIVVGLGGRENIEVVDNCYTRLRVTVKDVDIIDEPRLKATGAKGVIKQGNNVQVVYGLHVKKMREAVETFL
- a CDS encoding 6-phospho-alpha-glucosidase — encoded protein: MFTPPFILSIAGGGSTYTPGIVKSLMVRLHDFPLAEIRLYDIDEARQNTIAPVVEKVIRDHSESIKFTVTTDPEVAFSGAHFVFAQMRVGQYKMREQDEKIPLRHGVVGQETCGPGGLAYGLRTILPMVELIDRVDRYAHEKAWIVNYSNPAAIVAEGVRRLRPNARVLNICDMPVAAMRNMGAILGVDRHKLEVDYFGLNHFGWFTRVLVDGEDKLPELRKHIAKFGLLTEDAAKTDPQHSDPSWVKTWRNIKPVMDNFPEYLPNPYLQYYLMPNQIVEHQNPDYTRANEVMDGREKKLFAAAQEYKRTGILPDAFHVGVHGEFIVDVACSLAFNLRSRHLVMVENRGAITNLPYDAMVEVPAYITSEGPEPVRIGRVPLFHQTLLQQQLASEQLLVEATIEGSYEKALQAFTLNRTVPTMAHAKAILDEMIEANRDYWPALQKAWQNGETVKK
- the sseA gene encoding 3-mercaptopyruvate sulfurtransferase translates to MSTSYFVAADWLIEHGDDPEVQIIDARMAPPGQEHRDVPGEYRAGHLPGAVFFDIEALSDHNSPLPHMLPRPEAFSVAMRELGVSRDKHLVVYDEGNLFSAPRAWWMLKQFGVEKVSILAGGLAGWKRDDLPLQQGDVTLPEGDFDATFDAHVVKRLTDVLVVSHEKTAQIVDARPAPRFNAEADEPRPGLKRGHIPGALNVPWGDLVFEGELKTTDELHAIFDRAGVDLHRPIIASCGSGVTACVVILALATLGVNDVTLYDGAWSEWGARDDLPVEPAK
- a CDS encoding MurR/RpiR family transcriptional regulator, with protein sequence MDNRLATLLTRGASLTRAEYRVLAHLTEHPLLVGNITVRELAQATFVSTATIMRLCQKLGFSGFSEFIWHCKQLLSDTPHITVQGQSLPELPALFNQFIANYQQTFQWVTQDKRQHFANLLRQKESFFLYGAGFSYLFAEYLTKKLQVLGKTAFISGPGDSRNIFLSNAARYQVFIAVSRSGETEQVLDKARIAKNVGMTVVAFTRASANTLAGMADVHFALYDEAVHFAAEAAGVTSFESNLVLLMDLLLLEATG
- the sseB gene encoding enhanced serine sensitivity protein SseB: MSETKNELETLLEQAATEPAHRPAFFRTLLESTIWVPGTAAEGEQVVEDSALDLLHWEKDDGSSVIPFFTSLEALQEAVEDEQAFVVMPVRTLFEMTLGQTLFLNAKLPTGKEFTPREISHLMGEEGNPLSTQEVLEGGETLLLSEVAEPPAQMIDSLTTLFKTLKPVRRAFLCSIKENADEQPVLLIGIEADGDIDDIIQAAGSVATDTLPGDEPIDICQVTKGEKGISHFITEHITPFYERRWGGFLRDLKTNRII